From one Cyanobacterium stanieri PCC 7202 genomic stretch:
- a CDS encoding glycoside hydrolase family 3 domain protein (PFAM: Glycosyl hydrolase family 3 N terminal domain~COGs: COG1472 Beta-glucosidase-related glycosidase~InterPro IPR001764~KEGG: cyt:cce_4673 beta-glucosidase~PFAM: glycoside hydrolase family 3 domain protein~SPTR: Beta-glucosidase), with amino-acid sequence MKNLSLQEKIGQLIVVRTTGYLFDHQIRYPAWEANNQQLQTWLSEYNIGGVILLGGSCAEIAQRTKQLNEWAKTPLLVAADIEEGVGQRFTGASWFPPPMALAQIAKKDLALAKKCAEEMGKITAQEALSIGVNWILAPVVDVNNNPDNPVINVRAFGDNPGVVRELSSAFIRGTQYYPILNGAKHFPGHGDTSTDSHLDLPIINHSRTRLEAIELIPFQGAIALGIDAIMTAHLLVSAYDNQNPATLSHAILTKQLREKMGFDGLIVTDALIMGGVAKYAPPEKIAVKALQAGADILLMPENPLVAINSIMEAVQRGEITESRIDESLQRIAKAKAKLSDGDFSFLQISTSTSQEVVNDILDQSNQIQVFEGIKKVDQGINIVVVDDLLNCDFLDRQTPAITIPATFGYHAQVFDQRNLHIWENQPINQPFILQVFIRGNPFRGSAGLSAIALTTYTKLLQHPEIQGIIVYGSPYIKDWFTKQLKPNLPWGFSYGQMAIAQYILSQKLFQISESLDISKGNFL; translated from the coding sequence ATGAAAAATTTATCTCTCCAAGAAAAAATAGGACAATTAATAGTCGTACGCACCACGGGCTATTTATTTGATCATCAAATTCGTTATCCTGCATGGGAAGCCAATAATCAACAACTGCAGACATGGTTATCAGAATATAATATCGGTGGGGTAATTCTTTTGGGGGGAAGTTGTGCGGAGATTGCCCAACGCACTAAACAGTTGAATGAGTGGGCAAAGACTCCTTTGTTGGTGGCGGCGGATATTGAGGAAGGAGTAGGGCAAAGGTTTACGGGGGCTTCTTGGTTTCCTCCTCCCATGGCATTAGCTCAAATTGCGAAAAAGGATTTAGCTTTAGCCAAAAAGTGTGCGGAGGAAATGGGCAAAATTACTGCCCAAGAGGCTTTGAGTATTGGGGTTAATTGGATTTTGGCGCCTGTGGTGGATGTGAATAATAATCCTGATAATCCTGTAATTAATGTTCGGGCTTTTGGGGATAATCCAGGGGTGGTAAGGGAGTTAAGTTCGGCTTTTATTCGGGGTACTCAATATTATCCTATCTTGAATGGGGCGAAACATTTTCCGGGTCATGGGGATACTTCTACGGATTCTCATCTGGATTTGCCGATTATTAATCATTCCCGTACAAGGTTAGAAGCAATAGAGTTAATTCCGTTTCAAGGAGCGATCGCCCTCGGGATTGATGCTATTATGACGGCACACTTGTTGGTTAGTGCCTATGATAATCAAAATCCTGCCACTCTTTCCCACGCCATCCTAACGAAACAATTAAGGGAGAAGATGGGTTTTGATGGTTTGATTGTCACTGATGCCCTCATCATGGGAGGGGTGGCGAAATATGCACCTCCTGAAAAAATTGCGGTCAAGGCATTACAGGCAGGGGCGGATATTTTATTGATGCCTGAAAATCCTCTGGTTGCCATTAATTCCATCATGGAAGCGGTGCAAAGGGGAGAAATTACTGAAAGTCGTATTGATGAAAGTTTGCAGAGAATAGCCAAAGCCAAGGCAAAATTATCAGATGGAGACTTTTCTTTTTTGCAAATTAGCACTAGCACCTCTCAAGAAGTTGTAAATGATATTTTAGACCAAAGTAATCAGATACAGGTGTTTGAGGGGATAAAAAAGGTCGATCAGGGTATAAATATAGTAGTGGTGGACGACCTTTTAAACTGTGATTTCCTAGATCGCCAAACTCCTGCTATTACCATCCCCGCCACTTTTGGTTATCATGCCCAAGTATTTGATCAGCGTAACCTCCATATCTGGGAAAATCAACCCATTAACCAGCCTTTTATCCTACAAGTCTTTATTCGTGGTAATCCTTTTCGTGGTAGTGCAGGATTAAGTGCGATCGCCCTTACAACCTATACTAAACTACTTCAACACCCCGAAATACAAGGTATAATAGTATATGGGAGTCCATACATCAAAGACTGGTTTACGAAACAACTAAAACCAAACCTTCCCTGGGGCTTTTCCTATGGTCAAATGGCGATCGCACAGTATATTTTATCTCAAAAACTGTTCCAAATATCAGAATCTCTTGACATAAGCAAAGGAAACTTTTTGTAG
- a CDS encoding ATP phosphoribosyltransferase (homohexameric) (PFAM: ATP phosphoribosyltransferase~TIGRFAM: ATP phosphoribosyltransferase~COGs: COG0040 ATP phosphoribosyltransferase~InterPro IPR013820:IPR018198~KEGG: mar:MAE_61200 ATP phosphoribosyltransferase catalytic subunit~PFAM: ATP phosphoribosyltransferase catalytic region~PRIAM: ATP phosphoribosyltransferase~SPTR: ATP phosphoribosyltransferase;~TIGRFAM: ATP phosphoribosyltransferase), which translates to MLTIALPKGALLKDSIELCQKAGLDFSLFLSSSNRQLQIEDPTGVAKALLVRAQDVPVYVEYGQAHLGIAGYDVLKEKKANIAHLADLGFGYCRMSVAVPKDSPYRKSIDLPAHGIVASKFVNCAKEHFRALDLPVEIVPLYGSVELGPITGMSEAIVDLVSTGKTLRENGLIEIDVLFESSAYLVANPLLYRLNRDNIAGFVEQMTVNN; encoded by the coding sequence ATGTTAACCATCGCACTTCCTAAAGGCGCATTACTAAAAGACAGTATCGAACTATGCCAAAAAGCCGGGCTAGATTTTAGTTTATTTTTATCATCTAGTAACCGTCAACTACAAATAGAAGATCCCACTGGGGTAGCCAAAGCGTTACTCGTCAGGGCGCAAGATGTTCCTGTATATGTGGAATATGGTCAGGCTCATCTCGGTATTGCGGGTTATGATGTCCTCAAGGAAAAGAAAGCTAATATTGCCCATTTAGCGGATTTGGGATTTGGTTATTGTCGTATGTCTGTGGCAGTACCGAAGGATAGTCCTTATCGTAAATCCATCGATTTACCTGCCCATGGCATTGTCGCTTCAAAGTTTGTTAACTGTGCGAAGGAACATTTTAGGGCTTTAGATTTACCTGTGGAAATTGTACCCCTCTATGGTTCGGTAGAATTAGGTCCTATTACGGGGATGTCAGAGGCGATCGTGGATTTGGTTTCTACGGGCAAAACCTTACGGGAAAACGGTTTGATTGAAATTGATGTGCTTTTTGAAAGTAGTGCCTATTTGGTGGCGAATCCTCTTCTCTATCGTCTTAACCGTGATAATATTGCTGGTTTTGTGGAACAAATGACGGTTAACAATTGA
- a CDS encoding 5'-Nucleotidase domain-containing protein (PFAM: CHRD domain; 5'-nucleotidase, C-terminal domain~COGs: COG0737 5'-nucleotidase/2' 3'-cyclic phosphodiesterase and related esterase~InterPro IPR008334:IPR010895:IPR006179~KEGG: syf:Synpcc7942_1392 alkaline phosphatase~PFAM: 5'-Nucleotidase domain-containing protein; CHRD domain containing protein~SMART: CHRD domain containing protein~SPTR: Alkaline phosphatase), translating to MTINFSLFNRDFFAETLTEATDSPSFTLQLFHFADQEAGTPAFDDIPRFSAVLNALRNQDLDGDGIPGFANTLTLSSGDAYIPGLFFGASEDVFGGFGRGDILIQNELGVQAIALGNHEFDLGTALVRDLIIGDGTFGGTNFPYLSSNLDFSTDANLADLVVADGQAPQPNSIAASVVFDVNGEQIGVVGATTPILRSISSPGNVGVFPSVFSANPTEEQLDALAAEIQADVDALIASNTSLNKIILLAHMQQLSIELELAQRLRDVDIIVAGGSNTRLFDENDRPRAGDTVQGPYPIFGTDADGNPIAVVNTDGNYKYVGRLVIDFDENGFIIPESYDPLVSGAFATDEQGVADLGAQDLVNPEIQNIVNQLREVVVAQEGNFFGISDVFLNGSRGSVRTEETNLGNLTADANLAIAKETDPSVVISIKNGGGIRDNIGRTFIPTGSIGDVQFLPTEEVVDANGNIVKPQGGISQNDIANALSFNNGLTLVTVTAQQLLDILEHAVSASAAGATPGQFPQVSGVAFSFDINQPPGDRIRSAVIQDENGQTIDVVVANGQLQGQGDRTFRLVTLGFLADGGDGYPFPQGEAVNRVDLAQNDDAPRTGNATFAPDGTEQDALAEFLFNNFLETPFNEQDTSPVEDTRIQNLAFRNDSLIPTNSMAINLNLIGNYRTGIFGESAAEIPAYDPITQRLFVVNAQSASVDVLDMSDPTNPTKIGEIIGENVGGIVNSVTVKNGIVAVAVEANVKTDPGSIILFSSNRDFSSFIQPENILPAGSLPDAITFTPDGTKILVSNEGEPNDDYTIDPEGSVTIIDVSNGIPNAMVTQVNFNAFDDRLEELRASGVRIFGPGATVSQDLEPEWIAVSSDSKIGYVSLQENNAIAILDIENGVILDIKPLGFRNHSLPGNGLDVSDRDNAINIANWPVFGIPQPDSIATYAVGGRQFVVTANEGDARDYDGFSEEVRVNSIILDPVAFPNASELQQNSQLGRLSITNTLGISDRAIFVSELTGEQQVEPSVTTDAQGSALTWVDDNGFLNIELTVSGLDFGRETGNFLSSDTGDDVILLHIHEGARGANGGVVWDILEDPDTIINVDNNGVATITSIWQENTIAKTPQGEDAPFYFNIHTERNQAGEIRGQIVGEIGYDEIYAYGSRSFSIYDQDLNLIFDSADQFEQLIAQHIAVGALPFEAFNANNSENDSFDSRSDNKGPEPEGIAIGEIDGVPYAFVGLERIGGVMVYDISNPNNPQFIQYLNNRDFGVEAQLPDGSTNPAVGDLGAEGLIFIDAQDSPNGEPLLVVANEVSGTTSIFEIQPFAPVFDLSQNPEDITVRADDDILSRTDASFHNIVGLYRVENSRGAVLDTFDLNNNGSTTDFLNPGDQGYAFTAIANAVSNFNLELGAEGDINKNTTAGAFGDVLLEGGQIYAPFIIANGGNLIPDGGTVQDAFNAFLDLNPNNVGATIENFESHIVAYFSFLGANPDNSLHVRNYGNNIFGFEDLPGNLGVSDFDFNDALVRFTPIA from the coding sequence ATGACTATAAATTTTAGTTTGTTCAATCGAGATTTTTTCGCCGAAACCCTAACGGAAGCGACAGATTCTCCCAGTTTTACTCTTCAGTTATTCCATTTTGCTGATCAAGAAGCTGGTACTCCTGCTTTTGATGATATACCTCGTTTTTCTGCTGTACTAAATGCCCTCAGAAATCAAGATCTCGATGGTGACGGTATTCCCGGTTTTGCGAATACTCTAACTCTTTCCTCTGGTGATGCTTATATACCTGGTTTATTTTTTGGTGCATCGGAGGATGTATTTGGAGGATTTGGACGGGGTGACATCTTAATTCAGAATGAGTTGGGAGTTCAGGCGATCGCCCTTGGCAACCATGAATTTGACTTAGGTACAGCCTTAGTAAGAGATTTAATCATAGGAGATGGTACCTTTGGAGGTACGAACTTCCCTTATTTAAGCTCTAACCTCGACTTTAGCACCGATGCTAATTTAGCAGATTTAGTCGTGGCAGATGGTCAAGCACCTCAGCCCAACAGTATCGCCGCTAGTGTCGTGTTTGATGTTAATGGTGAGCAAATTGGGGTAGTCGGTGCCACCACCCCCATCCTTCGCTCCATCTCCAGCCCGGGGAACGTTGGTGTTTTCCCTTCGGTATTTAGTGCTAATCCCACCGAGGAGCAGTTAGACGCTTTGGCGGCAGAAATTCAGGCGGATGTGGATGCCCTTATTGCCTCTAACACCAGCTTGAACAAGATAATTTTACTCGCCCACATGCAGCAGTTGAGCATCGAGTTAGAGTTAGCCCAACGGTTAAGGGATGTGGATATTATCGTTGCGGGGGGTTCTAATACCCGTTTATTTGACGAAAACGATCGCCCCAGGGCAGGGGATACGGTACAAGGACCATACCCCATCTTTGGCACCGATGCAGACGGAAATCCCATTGCGGTGGTGAACACCGATGGTAACTATAAATATGTTGGTCGTCTCGTCATTGATTTTGATGAAAATGGCTTTATTATTCCCGAAAGCTATGATCCCCTTGTCAGTGGAGCCTTTGCCACCGATGAGCAAGGGGTGGCAGATTTAGGAGCCCAAGATTTAGTTAACCCTGAAATTCAAAATATTGTCAATCAGTTGAGGGAGGTGGTGGTTGCCCAAGAGGGGAATTTTTTTGGTATCAGTGATGTATTCCTTAATGGCAGTCGTGGTAGTGTGCGCACCGAAGAAACTAACCTCGGTAACTTAACTGCCGATGCTAACTTGGCGATCGCCAAGGAAACTGATCCTAGTGTGGTGATTTCCATCAAAAACGGTGGCGGTATCCGTGACAACATTGGTCGTACGTTCATTCCTACGGGTAGCATTGGGGATGTGCAATTTTTACCCACCGAGGAAGTGGTGGATGCTAATGGAAATATCGTTAAACCCCAAGGAGGTATTTCCCAAAATGACATCGCCAATGCTCTGAGTTTCAATAACGGCTTAACCTTAGTCACCGTCACTGCCCAACAGTTGCTCGACATCCTAGAACACGCTGTTTCTGCCAGTGCGGCGGGTGCTACCCCCGGACAATTTCCCCAAGTCAGTGGGGTTGCTTTTAGCTTTGACATCAATCAACCCCCCGGCGATCGCATCAGGTCGGCGGTCATTCAAGATGAAAATGGGCAAACCATCGATGTAGTGGTAGCCAATGGACAATTACAAGGACAGGGCGATCGCACCTTCCGCTTAGTGACATTAGGCTTCTTGGCAGATGGTGGGGATGGTTATCCCTTCCCCCAAGGGGAAGCCGTCAATCGGGTGGATTTAGCTCAAAATGATGATGCCCCCCGCACAGGCAATGCAACCTTTGCCCCCGATGGTACAGAACAAGATGCCCTCGCCGAATTTCTTTTTAACAACTTCCTCGAAACCCCCTTCAATGAACAGGACACCAGCCCTGTAGAAGACACACGCATTCAAAACCTTGCATTTCGTAACGATTCTTTGATACCAACAAATTCCATGGCAATTAATTTAAACTTAATCGGCAACTATCGCACAGGCATATTTGGAGAAAGCGCAGCGGAAATTCCTGCCTATGATCCCATCACCCAGAGATTATTTGTGGTCAATGCTCAATCTGCCTCGGTGGATGTTTTAGATATGAGCGATCCCACCAACCCCACCAAAATTGGGGAAATCATCGGGGAAAATGTGGGCGGCATTGTCAACAGTGTGACGGTGAAAAACGGCATCGTTGCCGTGGCAGTGGAGGCTAATGTTAAAACTGATCCCGGTAGTATAATTTTATTTAGCTCTAACCGTGACTTTAGTTCCTTTATTCAACCTGAAAACATTTTACCCGCAGGTTCCTTGCCTGATGCCATTACCTTTACCCCCGATGGCACAAAAATTCTTGTCTCCAACGAAGGGGAACCCAACGACGACTACACCATCGATCCTGAAGGTTCCGTAACCATTATTGACGTGAGCAATGGTATCCCTAATGCTATGGTTACTCAAGTTAATTTTAACGCCTTTGACGATCGCCTCGAAGAACTCAGAGCCTCTGGGGTGAGAATTTTTGGTCCTGGTGCCACGGTTTCCCAAGATTTAGAACCCGAATGGATTGCCGTTAGCAGTGATTCTAAAATAGGTTATGTTTCCTTACAAGAAAACAATGCGATCGCCATTCTCGACATCGAAAACGGTGTCATCCTCGACATCAAACCCCTAGGATTCAGAAATCACAGCTTACCCGGTAACGGCTTAGATGTAAGTGATCGGGATAATGCCATCAACATCGCCAACTGGCCCGTCTTCGGTATTCCTCAACCCGATTCCATTGCCACCTATGCAGTGGGCGGTCGTCAATTTGTGGTCACTGCCAACGAAGGAGATGCCAGAGACTATGATGGCTTTAGCGAAGAAGTAAGGGTAAATAGTATTATCCTTGATCCCGTTGCCTTTCCCAATGCCTCCGAGTTACAACAAAATAGCCAATTAGGAAGATTAAGCATCACCAACACCCTCGGTATCAGTGATCGGGCGATCTTTGTTTCTGAACTCACAGGAGAGCAACAGGTGGAACCATCCGTAACCACCGATGCCCAGGGTTCTGCCCTCACATGGGTTGATGACAACGGCTTTTTAAACATCGAATTAACCGTTTCTGGATTAGACTTTGGCAGAGAAACAGGAAACTTTTTAAGCAGTGATACGGGGGATGACGTAATCCTACTCCACATCCACGAAGGAGCCAGAGGAGCTAATGGTGGGGTAGTATGGGACATATTAGAAGACCCTGACACCATTATCAATGTAGATAATAATGGGGTAGCTACCATTACCAGTATTTGGCAAGAAAATACCATCGCCAAAACCCCTCAAGGAGAAGATGCACCCTTTTACTTCAACATCCACACCGAAAGAAATCAAGCAGGGGAAATTCGTGGTCAAATTGTTGGGGAAATTGGTTACGACGAAATCTATGCCTACGGTAGCAGATCTTTTTCCATCTATGATCAAGACCTAAATCTGATCTTCGATTCTGCTGATCAATTTGAGCAACTTATCGCCCAACATATCGCCGTGGGTGCTTTACCTTTTGAAGCCTTTAATGCCAATAACAGCGAAAACGATAGCTTTGACAGTCGCTCTGACAACAAAGGCCCTGAACCTGAAGGCATTGCCATTGGGGAAATTGACGGTGTTCCCTATGCTTTTGTCGGTTTAGAAAGAATCGGTGGGGTAATGGTTTACGATATTAGTAACCCTAATAATCCTCAATTTATTCAATATCTCAATAATCGAGATTTTGGGGTGGAAGCGCAGTTGCCTGATGGTTCTACTAATCCCGCAGTAGGTGATTTGGGGGCAGAGGGTTTGATCTTTATTGATGCCCAAGATAGTCCCAATGGAGAGCCTTTATTGGTAGTGGCTAACGAAGTCAGTGGTACTACTAGCATTTTTGAAATTCAACCTTTCGCTCCTGTGTTCGATTTATCTCAAAATCCTGAAGATATTACCGTCAGGGCAGATGATGATATTTTGAGTCGTACAGATGCTAGTTTCCATAATATTGTTGGTTTATACCGAGTAGAAAATTCCCGTGGTGCGGTTCTTGATACTTTTGATTTAAATAATAATGGTTCTACCACCGATTTCTTAAATCCGGGGGATCAAGGTTATGCTTTCACTGCCATTGCTAATGCGGTCAGTAATTTTAACTTGGAGTTAGGTGCAGAGGGAGATATTAATAAAAATACCACCGCCGGGGCTTTTGGGGATGTGTTATTGGAAGGGGGACAAATTTATGCTCCTTTCATCATTGCTAATGGTGGCAATTTAATTCCTGATGGTGGTACGGTACAAGATGCTTTCAATGCTTTTCTTGATCTTAATCCCAATAATGTGGGGGCAACCATAGAAAATTTTGAAAGTCACATCGTGGCTTACTTTAGTTTCCTTGGTGCAAATCCTGATAATTCTCTCCATGTACGCAATTATGGTAATAATATCTTTGGCTTTGAAGATTTACCGGGTAACTTGGGAGTGAGTGATTTTGATTTTAACGATGCCTTGGTTAGATTTACTCCCATAGCTTAG